Within the Corticium candelabrum chromosome 6, ooCorCand1.1, whole genome shotgun sequence genome, the region ATATTTTGGCACAGTTTTCTCACATGACGCAGTCAACATTATCTTCCCACTTAACACCTAATCAtccatatacaaacaaacaactgtatACCAATAGCTTTTTGTACTGACTGTAAAACCATTGTAGCAGCTTCAACTTCCATTTGCATGCAGAACAAATCTTTAGCTATGGCATAATCTCTCCAAGTATATGCTTTCCTTGCTATTAGTTTTAGcactacacatacatgaataAATGCATCAACAATGGAAATATTAGCAAACTAGACATAACAGAGCTCATACTAGTGGCCTTCTCATCTATAGTCTCCTCATCAATTTTCATGCCACATGTACCACCAAGGCCCCTCAACACTGTAATCAGTAAAGTTATTATATACTGGATAGCAAGTGAAAAAGATTTCACCTTCAAATATTCcttcatcacaatttgaataaAATAGCAGTATGTTGAGAGATTTAGTAAATGCTTCTCGTACTTGATGGATTCCTTGCATTTGTTCAAATGTTGTCTTTCTTGCCGATGTTCCCATATAACAAATTCCAAGCCATGCATCACCTACAGCACAGTATACAATTGgaatgcaaacacacagatataaTAAACATTTAATACGCATATTACTGCATACATTGACCAGTTTCACAACAAGGTGGTAACTGCTTCTGTTCTCTAATTTCTATAGACTGTTCATaatgctttaattaaagcagTTGTAATGCTTTAACTTAATCAATAGAATAGCACACTATAACGCTCTAATCATTAGACTAACACACCAAACAAGACAACAGTCTGCGAAAAGCACCGCTTCCGTCAAAATAATACTCTCAAAAGACCCTGATCGCTGTCAACCCTTGAGTCCCGGATCTGGACTCTACTATCAACACTACATCTTCCTCCCTCGCTTAATGATCTGCAATCATTCCTGGAATCGGGCAGGATGATGTATCAGCCTTCCACAATTAGTTCTTTTACCCGTATCGCTTGCCTCCACATCCACATTGACATAGGTattcctaattgtggacactcctcgataatttgagttacaaacgctgtttctctggtaacctgcaacagagagagagggaaacatgtccaatgtacgcaccaatgtctaggctttggaacaatacctgtacaactagaatcgcacaacgtctgctagcgcactagcaaaatatacaaGATAACGTCTGAACAGCCCAAacgggggtgtatcctaattgtggacattttttctccgccacagaaagTGACTGGGTCTGAGtgacagctggactagatacctgaatggttgcctcacaagctggtattttgggccgcaatcaaaaccatgttctgttgtgtatcaccaTGATTCACCTGTGAAACTGTTAGCACCTAcaaggttcctcccatcacgaccacaaattcgaggtataCGAATCGATCTTTTattggatcatgaaagtgccccgacgttagttaagcaatcattgagtaccttggtaaagttttgagcctagttacgttgactgtaacgtgctaaagatgcgcattatgtgcatggagcgaacatgtaccctgaaagaagaaatttgtgcgggagaaaaattgtgctttctctagaaacatcactacatgtgcggaattaatttgtgcgacaATAAGGCCATGCGCAATAGGATCTGCGCAAgggaaaatatatgtggaatttattttgtgcaATGGCCTTGTGATCGCACAAAATTTTCTCccacacaaatttcttctttcagggcatatttccagtccagtaaaaacgtgaatatcttcactcatactagatctagacatcagtaatccactgacaatctagctgttttcactgctactacatatggccacaatagggtatgaaatgagaacgaacaaagtaggtggaatgtcaatatcagcaacattcgtaatccagtcagaatttgactgccttcactgctactagatctggcaacaataagacacaaaatgaaaacctacaaactcacctaggatagatggaaggtcaaaactaccttgtctgatatcaataatcagctcaaccagcaacgcaaaaagatgctagaatcacagtttacagttcagacgttcatctaaacatgattgatcatctcctgcattgtatcgtagacagaacacttggtttctgcaaaatttgaaaggcacgaTGCCATTTTACACAGACGTGATACACCActgaacatggttttgattgcggcccaaaataccagcttgggaggcaaccattcaggtatctagtccagctgttactcaggctcagtcgctttctgtaacggagaaaaatgtccacaattaggatacaccccgcgTCCAGGCGgtttacagacgttatcccgtatattgtgctagtgcgctagctgacgttgtgcgaCTCTAGTCGTACACGTgtaccgttacgaagcctagacattggtgcgtatatcggacatatttcactgtctcttcgtgcaggctaccagagaaaacagcgattgtaactcaaattaccaggagtgtccacaattaggtacacctaccctaaTCCACTTAGTGTCCATTTTACCCATCTTCGTTGTCTAGCTTTTTTTGTCTTTTCATGACCCATCCAAGGCGTAACATCCAAGAGGCCATTATGGCATTTTGAAAGCCTTTGTAGTGAAGAATCCACTTCTTCGCCAGTCGGATCGCTCACAGGTCTTGTAATAGCATTGGTCTGCGTAGTAGATTGTACTCTGTATGGCCTCTAAACGCACGATCCAATTTAAACCTTGGTTGCACCTTGAGCATAACAATGCCACCTTCCTGGATGGCAGGGTCTTTTGCTTCCTTGTCATACTGGCACTTTTGGTGATCCTGTGCGCGATTTATCATCTTGAGGGCCACACTTCGAGCCTGCTTCATTTCCTTCCACAACTCTTTGGCATAATCTGTGGCTGCCACTGCAGGAATAGTACATGGGTGATAGAAGTACACGAGTGATAGAAGTACATGGGTGATAGAAGTCCAGGCTTGTGGGAACTCTGGGGTCTCTTCCATACACTAGCATAATGGTGTCTCTCTGGTAGATGTTTGTTGAGCTGTCCGATATGCGAAAAGAATAGGACCTAGTAATTCGTCCCAGTCTTTGCCCCTTTTACAGACTACCTTGGATAGCATCTGCTCCAACGTTCGATGCAATCTCTCTACAAGTCCATCAGTCTGAGGATGTCCACCTGATGTTGGTAATTGTTTAATTCCTAGAATCTGTGCTGTTTCTTGTGATACATCTGAAAGAAACTCTGCTGCACGATCATGAATAATCTAGGCCGGGACACCAAGCTTCCATACAAAATCAGCTAGGCAACGAGCTACTGTCTGCGCTGTCCTATCAGGCACTGGATACACCTCTGACCATTTCAACAAATAATCTTGAAACACCAAGGCCATAACGATATCCATGACGACTCACATCCATCTGCTTAAAGTCCATACCAATACACTCAAATGGTTCACCAACAGGAATGCTTTTCGGTGGCGGGTAAGCTCTTCTCCCTTGACCTTGCACAGATGCACAGACTATACAACTCTCACACTTGCGATATACATCTGCTCTCATGCCTGGTCAGTAATACATCAAACTAAGTTTTGATAGCAGATTCTTAGCTGAAAAGTGTCCTGCAAACACTGAGTCATAGTTTCTGTTGAGCACCTGCTGTCGCAGGTGTTGTGGCACAACCAACCGCCTCCTTCCTGGAACATTGGCTGCCTCAAAGTACAGTACCCCATTAACCAGGTAGTATCCTTTACGTGCTTGACTAAGTACTCTGTCCCTATCACGTGAGTCAATAGGGAGCTCCTTACAATCCAGATTGGTTATCAGTTGGTTTATGTCTTCATcatttttctgttgtttctgtacaCTCTCCAGCACTGTATCACTCCTGTGACCTTCACAAATAAGAAACACTTCTCCACCCTCGCTGGGAAATCGTGATAAAGCATCAGCCACAGTGTTGTATGGCCTGGCTTATACTGCAAACGTAACTTAGGCAAGAATCTTGAAAGCCTCAAATACCAGCGTGCCAAAAGTCTTCTTGTCTGACTCTCCAAGTGTGTCAGAAAAGCCAAGACAAGTGCCTGGTGATCGGTGAATACTGTGACTTGATTTCAAAACAAATACACCTCAAAATGTTCTACCGCATACACAAGGGCTGCAAACTCTAACTCTGTTGGAGCATATTTTCTTTCAGCTGAATTTGTCTGACGGCTTGCAAATGCAATTGGATATCTCTCTCCATCATCGCCTATCTGCTCAAGAAGTACTCCAAAACACAACTCGCATGCATATGTCTATAGGAAAAACTCCTTTGACAAATCCGGTGGGTGAAGTGGAGGTGCAGAAGACAAAACTGTTTTAAGTTCAATGAAAGCCTGCTCACACTCCAAGCTCCATTCAAAAGCCACTGGCTTGCCAGTAGCCTTATCTTTCCGCGTCAAGGCTGTAAGAGGTCTTGCTTTGACTGCTGTAGTGTTTGTACTGGTTTATTAGCAGTGCTCTATGAACGCAACACAATGTACGCGATCTAGTTATAGACAAGACAGCGCATGTGTACTTTCATACGCTATTATTAACTAGCACTACAGCTCCCCTTCTACAAGTCTAGCCTTTCAGGCGGTCTGATAGTGATTTCTGTCTGAAGGCCTGTCGTTGGCCTGCTTGAGGTAGAGGAACTGTGGACCTCTGACTGAAGGAGTGCACCGCCAGACTGAGTACCTGCTTCAGATCCAGTAGGCATAATGTGGCATCTGTTTCGTCTGACTGTTCCAGTACTGGTTTCAACATTATAGGATGGTAGAGTGGAGGACTTGGAAACTATTGTTCCTGTCTTTTCCTTTCCCTCTGAAGTTACCCAAACTTCTGTGTAGGTTGTAGGTCGGTAATTCTGGAAGGTCTTTGGCTCGATGTCGTTTATCAATTGCAAAGTGTTCCTTCTGCTTATGTTTGAATTGCTTGTCAGCGTTGCGAAATGTTTTCAAATAGGGCCATTGAGACGTTAGCAATTCAGGAACTTGTGGTAAGTTACTTCTAAGCCGTCTTAGACCCATGAGAAGTTCTGATGGGGTGATGTTGCACCATGGAAGAGGTGTTGTCCTGTAGCTTAGAAGCGCTAGATGTGGATCGTTGGATCGTTGTGAAGCTGTTTAACAGACTTCGCCATTCTTTCTGCAAAGCCATTGCTTTGTGGATATCTTGGACTGCTGGTGATGTGTGTGAAGCCATAAGTTGTTGCAAACTCTCTCATTTCATGAGAAGAGTATTGAGGACCATTGTCACTACTCAGAATCTCTGGAATGCCATGTCGGGCAAAGATTGCTTTCAAAGCATAAATGATGTTGCTCGATGTAGTGGACGACAACTTTATCAGCTCTGGATATGTCGAAAAAAGTCGAGTAAGTCTGATCCTATTACTTGGAAAGGATAATCTGGCAGTTCAGTGGGTATCAAAGGCTCTACATCTCGACTATCTCTTTGACATGGACCACAATGTTGTATCATTTGTACGAGTTGTCTTGATATGCCTGGCCATCATACTGATGAGTTGGCTCGTAGCTTACATCGAGTAATTCCCTGATGTCCTTCATGGATCCTTGTCAGGACGTCTCTTTGCATGATACTTGGGATAACAACACGATTGTTGTACATTAAAAGACTGTTGTATACTGAAAGTTGAGACCGAACTCTCCCGTAAGGTATTAGAGATGTGTTCGCTGGGTACCTGTTTGGCCAGCCCTCTTTGCAAAATTGCATCACCTCTGAGCAATTGGAATCATCAGCTTGAGCTTCTCTGTATCCCTGTAGCCTATCCTCTGTGGTGAGAAGGTTCGAAACTAACGATTCAATGAATACCTCAACTTCCTCTTGAAGTGAGTCTGGATGAATGGTAGTTGGTAACGGCGCTCTGGACAGTGTATCAGCAGTATGGAGCAATTTTTCTGGTACGTGGCTGATGGTGTAGCCATACCGTACTAAAAGAAGCCGAAAACAGACAATTTGTGGAGGTAAGCTGTCGAGATGCGTCGTCGTCAACAACAGAACCAGTGGCTTATGGTCTGTTTCAATATGAAAGTTTTGACCTAGTACATAGTCTGAGAACTTGTCACATGCCCATGTCGCAGCTAGGCTTCATTTTCGATCTGTGCACATATCGTTTCTCAGTGTCTGTCATTGCACGAGAGGCATATGCAACTGGTTTCCACGTGTCTCCGTTACTTGTTGCCTGGAGTAACACTACCTATTCCATGAGTTGAAGCGTCTGCAGAAATTTTGATGTTTCTCCGTGGGTCATATAACTCCAAAACGGTAGGACGCGTCAGTGCCTCTTTCAGATGTGTGAAGGCCTGTTCTTGAGGATGCTCCCACAACCAAGAGCGTTTAGAACTAGAAGCTCTCGTAAGGGTTGACTGATCTCTGCAATGTTTCGTGAATACTTGCCTCGTTGGTTCACCATGCCCATAAATCTTCGTATCTCAGAGACGTTTGTCGGACGTTCCAGATCTCGAATGGCTGCACGCTTTCCTGGATCTGCACGTATTCCTTTTGTGTCGATCACGTGACCCAAAAATTTGAAAGTGGGTATACACTAAACTTGCATTTGGATGCATTGAGTGTAACTCCTGCTTCTTGAATTCGAGTTAAGACATTAGCCAATCTGACATCGTGTTCAGCCTGGTTTGAGCC harbors:
- the LOC134181436 gene encoding uncharacterized protein LOC134181436 isoform X1; its protein translation is MRIKCLLYLCVCIPIVYCAVGDAWLGICYMGTSARKTTFEQMQGIHQVREAFTKSLNILLFYSNCDEGIFEVLRGLGGTCGMKIDEETIDEKATMLKLIARKAYTWRDYAIAKDLFCMQMEVEAATMVLQSVQKAIGIQLFVCIWMIRC
- the LOC134181436 gene encoding uncharacterized protein LOC134181436 isoform X2, whose product is MRIKCLLYLCVCIPIVYCAVGDAWLGICYMGTSARKTTFEQMQGIHQVREAFTKSLNILLFYSNCDEGIFEVLRGLGGTCGMKIDEETIDEKATMLKLIARKAYTWRDYAIAKDLFCMQMEVEAATMVLHAARHRFVSDASLTVG